From a region of the Tateyamaria omphalii genome:
- a CDS encoding UDP-N-acetylmuramoyl-L-alanyl-D-glutamate--2,6-diaminopimelate ligase, protein MGAQARSLSSLGLTARGGANPEIIGIAVDSREVKDGFLFAAMPGSRVHGAEFIQYAVRMGASAILTDVLGVEIAAEWLSDVAVVVTDAPREALSRSAALWFGAQPEVMVAVTGTNGKTSVSTFVRQIWIELDLPAVNLGTTGVEGAWTAPLAHTTPEPITLHRTLADAKANGITHAAMEASSHGLDQRRLDGVTLKAAGFTNFSQDHLDYHKTFEAYFDAKAALFARVLPEDGIAVINLDDARGVDMAAIARARGQTVLAVGRDGGDLRLTAQRFDATGQDVRFEYDGKAYTARLPLIGGFQADNVMLACGLVIACGAEPARVFETLPHLGTVRGRMQLAATRKSGAAVFVDYSHTPDAVATALKAMRPHVMGRLVVVVGAGGDRDMGKRPLMGQAAAENADIVFITDDNPRSEDPALIRAAVMEGALGVGGTASVTEVGDRAEAILRGVDALGPGDALLIAGKGHEAGQIVGDDVLPFDDVEQASVAVAALEGRLT, encoded by the coding sequence ATGGGCGCGCAGGCACGATCACTTTCATCGCTGGGCCTGACCGCCCGGGGTGGGGCCAATCCCGAGATCATCGGCATTGCCGTGGACAGCCGCGAGGTGAAGGATGGCTTTCTGTTCGCCGCCATGCCCGGCAGCCGCGTGCATGGGGCCGAGTTCATTCAATATGCGGTGCGCATGGGGGCCTCGGCCATCCTGACGGATGTTCTCGGGGTTGAGATTGCGGCGGAGTGGCTGAGCGATGTGGCGGTTGTTGTCACGGATGCGCCACGCGAGGCGTTGAGCCGTTCGGCGGCGCTGTGGTTTGGTGCGCAGCCAGAGGTGATGGTTGCCGTCACCGGGACCAATGGGAAGACCTCTGTCAGCACCTTTGTGCGCCAGATTTGGATCGAGCTGGACCTGCCCGCCGTTAATCTGGGCACCACGGGGGTCGAGGGCGCGTGGACCGCGCCGCTGGCCCATACCACACCAGAGCCCATCACCCTGCACCGCACGCTGGCGGACGCCAAGGCCAATGGCATCACCCATGCGGCGATGGAGGCCTCGTCACACGGGCTCGACCAGCGCCGATTGGACGGGGTCACTCTGAAAGCGGCTGGTTTCACCAATTTCAGCCAGGATCATCTGGACTATCACAAGACATTCGAAGCCTATTTCGACGCAAAGGCGGCCCTGTTTGCCCGCGTGCTGCCCGAGGACGGCATCGCGGTCATCAACTTGGATGATGCGCGCGGCGTGGACATGGCGGCCATCGCACGGGCGCGGGGGCAGACCGTGCTGGCCGTGGGTCGGGATGGGGGAGATCTGCGCCTGACCGCGCAGCGCTTTGATGCGACCGGACAGGATGTGCGGTTCGAATATGACGGCAAAGCCTATACTGCACGCCTGCCCCTGATTGGCGGGTTTCAGGCCGACAACGTGATGCTGGCCTGCGGTCTGGTCATCGCCTGCGGGGCCGAGCCAGCGCGTGTTTTCGAGACCTTGCCGCATCTGGGTACTGTGCGGGGGCGTATGCAGCTGGCTGCAACGCGGAAGAGCGGGGCGGCGGTGTTTGTCGACTATTCGCATACCCCCGACGCGGTGGCGACGGCGCTGAAGGCCATGCGCCCGCATGTGATGGGCCGTCTGGTCGTCGTCGTAGGCGCAGGTGGCGACCGGGATATGGGCAAGCGGCCCCTCATGGGTCAGGCTGCGGCGGAGAATGCTGATATCGTGTTCATCACCGATGACAATCCGCGCAGTGAAGATCCGGCACTGATCCGCGCGGCAGTGATGGAAGGTGCGCTTGGCGTTGGCGGCACCGCAAGCGTCACCGAGGTCGGCGACCGGGCCGAGGCGATCCTGCGCGGTGTCGATGCCCTTGGACCCGGCGATGCGTTGCTGATTGCGGGCAAGGGCCATGAGGCGGGGCAGATCGTGGGCGATGATGTGCTGCCCTTTGATGATGTGGAGCAGGCCAGCGTGGCCGTGGCCGCATTGGAAGGACGGTTGACATGA
- a CDS encoding UDP-N-acetylglucosamine--N-acetylmuramyl-(pentapeptide) pyrophosphoryl-undecaprenol N-acetylglucosamine transferase, whose translation MAAGGTGGHMFPAQALAEAMLARGWRVKLSTDARGARYTGGFPHTTEIETVSSATFARGGPLAKAAVPFRIAGGIAAAKIKMLRDRPAAVVGFGGYPSIPALAAAAILRVPRMIHEQNGVLGRVNQLFAKRVDAVACGTWPTELPEGVEGTYVGNPVRNAVLERAGAGYISPGDYPMEILVIGGSQGARILSDVIPPAIASLSMERLRNIRVSHQARGEDEERVRAFYTENGINADVQPFFHDVPRRMSEAQLIISRSGASSVADISIVGRPSILIPYAAAAADHQTANARGLVDAGAAILIPESQLNVESVAEQINAVLDNPDGALQMALAALTAAKPDATEHLVHMVETLSQKGKAP comes from the coding sequence ATGGCCGCAGGTGGTACAGGCGGGCATATGTTCCCCGCACAGGCCCTGGCCGAGGCGATGTTGGCTCGTGGCTGGCGGGTAAAGCTGAGCACCGATGCGCGGGGCGCGCGCTACACTGGCGGCTTTCCTCATACGACCGAGATTGAAACGGTGTCCTCGGCCACCTTTGCGCGCGGCGGCCCGCTGGCCAAGGCGGCGGTGCCCTTTCGCATTGCGGGCGGCATTGCAGCGGCAAAGATCAAGATGTTGCGGGACCGTCCTGCCGCCGTGGTGGGCTTTGGCGGCTATCCGAGTATTCCCGCACTGGCGGCGGCGGCCATCCTGCGCGTGCCGCGCATGATCCACGAACAGAACGGCGTTCTGGGCCGCGTGAACCAGCTGTTCGCCAAGCGTGTTGATGCAGTGGCTTGCGGCACCTGGCCCACCGAATTGCCCGAAGGTGTCGAAGGCACCTATGTCGGCAACCCGGTGCGGAATGCTGTGCTTGAGCGGGCCGGGGCGGGTTACATCTCGCCCGGGGACTACCCGATGGAGATTTTGGTCATCGGCGGCAGCCAGGGCGCGCGCATCCTGTCGGACGTGATCCCGCCTGCCATAGCCAGCCTGTCGATGGAGCGGTTGCGCAACATCCGCGTGAGCCACCAGGCCCGCGGCGAGGATGAAGAGCGCGTGCGCGCCTTTTATACCGAAAACGGGATCAACGCCGACGTGCAGCCCTTTTTCCACGATGTGCCCCGCCGCATGTCGGAAGCACAGCTGATCATCTCGCGGTCGGGTGCGTCTTCAGTGGCGGACATTTCGATTGTCGGACGCCCGTCGATCCTGATCCCCTATGCGGCGGCTGCGGCAGATCACCAAACCGCCAATGCGCGCGGGTTGGTCGATGCCGGTGCGGCCATTCTGATCCCCGAAAGCCAGTTGAACGTTGAGAGCGTCGCGGAACAGATCAACGCGGTGCTGGACAATCCCGACGGCGCGTTGCAGATGGCCCTCGCAGCGCTGACCGCAGCCAAACCTGACGCCACCGAACATCTTGTCCATATGGTCGAAACCCTCAGCCAGAAAGGGAAAGCCCCATGA
- the mraY gene encoding phospho-N-acetylmuramoyl-pentapeptide-transferase produces MLYWLTALSDGGDVFNLFRYITFRAGGAFMTALVFGFLFGRPLIAVLRKKQGKGQPIRDDGPEGHFAKAGTPTMGGLLIVGALATSTLLWARWDNPFMWIVLGVTLAFALIGFADDYAKVSKQTTAGVPGKVRLLLGFVIAGVAAFFATINHPELLQNQLAVPVFKDLLINMGFLFIPFSIIVIVGSANAVNLTDGLDGLAIMPVMIAGGTLGIIAYAVGRVDFTEYLDVHYVPGTGELLIFAAALFGGGLGFLWYNAPPAAVFMGDTGSLALGGALGAIAVATKHELVLAIVGGLFVVEALSVIVQVLYFKRTGKRVFLMAPIHHHYEKKGWAEPQIVIRFWIISLILAMIGLATLKVR; encoded by the coding sequence ATGCTCTATTGGTTGACGGCACTTTCGGATGGCGGGGACGTGTTCAACCTGTTCCGCTATATCACATTTCGCGCTGGCGGGGCGTTCATGACGGCGCTGGTGTTCGGATTTTTGTTCGGGCGGCCCTTGATTGCGGTGTTGCGCAAGAAGCAAGGCAAGGGCCAACCCATTCGCGATGATGGCCCGGAGGGACATTTCGCCAAGGCGGGTACGCCCACCATGGGCGGCTTGCTGATCGTGGGGGCGCTGGCAACCTCGACCCTTCTGTGGGCGCGGTGGGACAACCCGTTCATGTGGATCGTGCTGGGCGTCACGCTGGCCTTTGCCTTGATTGGCTTTGCGGACGACTATGCCAAGGTGTCCAAGCAGACGACCGCCGGCGTGCCGGGGAAAGTGCGCTTGCTTCTGGGCTTTGTAATTGCGGGCGTGGCGGCATTCTTTGCCACGATCAATCACCCTGAATTGCTGCAGAACCAGCTGGCGGTGCCGGTGTTCAAGGATCTGCTGATCAACATGGGATTTCTGTTCATCCCGTTCTCGATCATCGTCATTGTCGGCTCGGCCAATGCGGTGAACCTGACCGATGGGTTGGATGGGCTGGCGATCATGCCGGTGATGATCGCCGGTGGCACTCTGGGGATCATTGCCTATGCCGTGGGGCGCGTCGATTTCACTGAGTATCTGGACGTGCACTATGTGCCGGGCACGGGCGAATTGCTTATCTTTGCCGCGGCACTCTTTGGCGGGGGGCTCGGGTTTTTGTGGTACAATGCTCCCCCCGCTGCGGTGTTCATGGGCGACACAGGGTCGCTGGCTTTGGGCGGGGCGCTGGGTGCGATTGCGGTGGCGACCAAACACGAATTGGTGCTGGCCATCGTCGGCGGTCTTTTCGTGGTCGAGGCGCTGTCAGTGATCGTGCAAGTCCTCTATTTCAAGCGCACGGGCAAGCGGGTGTTCCTGATGGCGCCCATCCACCACCACTATGAAAAGAAGGGCTGGGCTGAGCCGCAGATCGTGATCCGGTTCTGGATCATCTCGTTGATCCTGGCGATGATCGGTCTGGCGACGCTCAAGGTCCGCTGA
- a CDS encoding UDP-N-acetylmuramoyl-tripeptide--D-alanyl-D-alanine ligase, whose protein sequence is MTLWSAPEAAAATGGAATVDWSATGVSIDTRTLRPGDLFVALKAARDGHEFVAQALEKGAAAALVSRVPEGVAEDAPLLIVDDVLGGLEALGSAARARTRARVVAITGSVGKTSTKEMLRAVLSDQGRTHASVASYNNHWGVPLTLARMPEDTEYAVIEIGMSNPGEIAPLAKMARPHVAMITTVAAAHLEAFESIEGIAVEKASILDGLEHGGTAVLNNDCSTAAILQAKAHDVKRRDIGFGEHGFDFKLKSVDLQRDTTVVLAEAHEAPLLFKIGAVGRHYAMNGLGALAAAEALGADLALAAQSLGRWSPYEGRGAREVIALDAVEADMTLELIDDSYNANPTSMAAALSVLAAAEVTHDIGRVSKGRRIAFLGDMKELGPDGPAMHAELARLESMEAIDKLHCIGPLMKHLHAALPVEKQGLWTETSEDMAAQVPRRLDSGDVVLVKGSLSMKLARVVDAIRKMGHPVDKGEDPQK, encoded by the coding sequence ATGACGCTTTGGAGCGCCCCCGAGGCTGCGGCTGCAACCGGTGGTGCGGCAACGGTTGACTGGTCGGCGACGGGTGTTTCCATCGACACGCGCACGCTGCGCCCCGGTGATCTGTTCGTGGCCTTGAAGGCCGCGCGCGATGGGCACGAGTTTGTCGCACAGGCGCTGGAGAAGGGGGCGGCTGCGGCACTCGTCAGTCGTGTCCCTGAGGGTGTCGCCGAGGATGCGCCGCTGTTGATTGTCGATGATGTGCTGGGCGGGCTTGAGGCGCTTGGCAGTGCAGCCCGCGCCCGCACGCGAGCCCGGGTTGTCGCCATCACCGGGTCGGTCGGCAAAACCTCAACCAAGGAGATGCTGCGCGCGGTGCTGTCGGACCAGGGGCGAACCCATGCAAGCGTGGCCAGCTACAACAACCACTGGGGCGTGCCCCTGACGCTAGCGCGGATGCCTGAGGACACCGAATATGCGGTGATCGAGATCGGCATGAGCAACCCCGGCGAGATTGCGCCCTTGGCCAAAATGGCCCGCCCGCATGTGGCCATGATCACCACAGTCGCGGCGGCCCACCTTGAAGCCTTTGAAAGCATTGAGGGGATCGCCGTTGAAAAGGCCTCCATCCTCGACGGGCTGGAACATGGCGGCACGGCGGTGCTGAACAATGATTGCTCGACCGCTGCCATCTTGCAGGCCAAGGCCCATGACGTGAAGCGTCGCGACATTGGTTTTGGCGAACATGGCTTTGATTTCAAACTGAAATCTGTGGATTTGCAGCGCGATACGACTGTTGTGCTGGCCGAGGCGCATGAGGCGCCGCTGCTGTTCAAGATCGGGGCTGTGGGCAGGCATTACGCGATGAACGGCCTGGGTGCCCTGGCCGCAGCGGAGGCGTTGGGGGCCGACCTGGCGCTGGCCGCGCAGTCCCTTGGCCGCTGGTCCCCCTATGAGGGCCGCGGGGCGCGCGAGGTCATCGCGTTGGATGCAGTTGAGGCCGATATGACGCTTGAGTTGATCGACGACAGTTACAACGCGAACCCGACGTCGATGGCCGCGGCCTTGTCCGTTCTGGCCGCGGCGGAGGTGACCCATGACATCGGGCGCGTCAGCAAGGGGCGGCGGATCGCCTTTCTGGGTGACATGAAGGAGTTGGGCCCGGACGGTCCGGCTATGCATGCCGAATTGGCCCGGCTGGAGAGCATGGAGGCCATCGACAAGCTGCACTGTATCGGCCCCCTGATGAAGCACCTGCACGCAGCACTTCCGGTCGAAAAGCAAGGCCTGTGGACCGAAACATCTGAGGACATGGCGGCTCAGGTTCCGCGCCGTCTGGACAGTGGCGACGTGGTGCTGGTCAAGGGATCGCTGAGCATGAAACTGGCCCGCGTCGTTGACGCGATCCGCAAAATGGGCCATCCGGTAGACAAGGGCGAAGACCCACAAAAATAA
- the murD gene encoding UDP-N-acetylmuramoyl-L-alanine--D-glutamate ligase, translating to MIPVQGLTGARVAVLGLGRSGLSAARALAAGGATPVCWDDNPEAQARAQAEGFTCLNLRKQGAFEDIARLIVSPGISHLYPTPNPVIAAAWEAGVPVDNDIGLFFQSFATSDWHRFDTAPRVIAVTGSNGKSTTCALIHHIMEVAHRPSQLAGNIGRGVLDIEPPLDGEVVVLELSSYQTELARSLTPDVAVFTNLSPDHLDRHAGMGGYFAAKRRLFAEGGPDRAVIGVDEDEGRFLAGQMSEGPTDDRVIRVSVAEKLTGPGWQVFSRKGFLSEYRKGRQVASVDLRGVAGLPGAHNHQNACAAYAAARAVGIAPKVIERAFHSFAGLPHRSQTIAEAGGVRYVNDSKATNVDSAAKALAAFDNIRWICGGLQKEGGVDALRVVADRVKKAYVIGREAAQFAMQLDVDAQVCGTMDAAVAAAMAEAEAGDVVLLAPAAASFDQYDSFERRGEDFVAQVTKRLRSN from the coding sequence ATGATCCCGGTGCAAGGTCTGACTGGCGCGCGCGTGGCGGTGCTGGGGCTGGGCCGCTCGGGCCTGTCGGCGGCCCGCGCGCTGGCTGCGGGTGGTGCGACGCCCGTGTGCTGGGACGACAACCCGGAGGCGCAGGCGCGCGCCCAAGCGGAGGGGTTTACCTGCCTCAACCTCAGGAAACAGGGGGCCTTTGAGGACATCGCGCGCCTGATCGTCAGCCCCGGTATTTCGCACCTCTACCCCACGCCGAACCCGGTCATCGCGGCAGCCTGGGAGGCAGGCGTGCCGGTCGACAATGACATAGGGTTGTTCTTTCAGTCCTTTGCGACTTCCGACTGGCACAGGTTCGACACGGCGCCGCGGGTCATTGCGGTCACCGGGTCGAACGGCAAATCCACCACCTGTGCACTGATCCATCACATCATGGAGGTTGCGCACAGGCCAAGCCAACTGGCAGGCAACATTGGGCGCGGGGTTCTGGATATCGAGCCACCGCTGGATGGCGAGGTCGTGGTACTGGAATTGTCCAGCTACCAGACCGAGCTGGCGCGCAGTCTGACGCCTGATGTGGCGGTTTTTACCAACCTTTCCCCCGATCATCTGGACCGCCATGCGGGCATGGGCGGCTACTTCGCCGCCAAGCGCAGGCTGTTTGCCGAGGGCGGCCCGGACCGGGCCGTGATCGGGGTGGACGAGGACGAGGGGCGGTTTCTGGCGGGGCAGATGTCCGAAGGGCCGACGGATGACCGCGTCATCCGCGTGTCGGTGGCCGAGAAGCTCACGGGGCCGGGCTGGCAGGTGTTTTCGAGAAAAGGGTTCTTGTCGGAGTACCGCAAGGGGCGGCAGGTTGCGTCCGTTGATTTGCGCGGCGTGGCGGGGCTGCCCGGTGCGCACAATCATCAAAATGCCTGCGCCGCCTATGCCGCGGCCCGCGCGGTGGGCATTGCGCCAAAGGTGATCGAGCGGGCCTTTCACAGTTTTGCGGGCCTGCCGCACCGCAGCCAGACCATCGCGGAGGCGGGTGGGGTGCGGTATGTCAACGACAGCAAGGCCACGAATGTCGACAGTGCCGCCAAGGCACTCGCGGCTTTTGACAACATCCGCTGGATTTGCGGTGGCTTGCAGAAAGAGGGCGGCGTGGACGCGCTGCGCGTGGTCGCGGATAGGGTGAAGAAAGCCTATGTCATCGGACGCGAAGCTGCACAATTTGCGATGCAGCTTGATGTGGATGCGCAGGTGTGCGGCACCATGGACGCGGCTGTAGCGGCTGCGATGGCGGAGGCGGAGGCGGGGGACGTGGTCCTGCTGGCCCCGGCGGCTGCCAGTTTTGATCAGTATGACAGCTTTGAACGGCGCGGTGAGGATTTCGTGGCGCAGGTGACCAAGCGGCTGCGATCCAATTGA
- the ftsW gene encoding putative lipid II flippase FtsW: MTEMVYGAVPVRDGEPILPKWWRTVDKWSLSCVLFLFAIGLLLGLAASVPLAEKNGFPPFHYVTRQALFGVLALIVMIITSMMSPVVVRRLAVLGFLVSFVALAMLPFFGTDFGKGAVRWYSLGFASIQPSEFLKPGFVVAAAWMLAASQDLNGPPGRTWSFALCISIVLMLALQPDFGQACLVLFGWGVMYFVAGAPMILLVGMAGLVVFGGTIAYSNSEHFARRIDGFLSPDVDPRTQLGYATNAIQEGGLFGVGVGEGQVKWSLPDAHTDFIIAVAAEEYGLVLVLCIIALYTVIVVRSLLRLMRERDPFIRLAGTGLACMFGVQAMINMGVAVRLLPAKGMTLPFVSYGGSSVIASGIAVGMLLAFTRSRPQGEISDLLGRRR, encoded by the coding sequence ATGACTGAAATGGTCTATGGCGCAGTTCCGGTGCGGGACGGCGAACCCATTCTTCCAAAGTGGTGGCGCACCGTCGACAAGTGGTCGCTGAGTTGCGTTCTGTTCCTCTTTGCCATCGGTCTGCTTCTGGGCCTTGCGGCGTCCGTGCCGCTGGCAGAGAAAAACGGCTTTCCCCCCTTCCACTATGTGACGCGGCAGGCTCTGTTTGGTGTGCTGGCGTTGATCGTCATGATCATTACGTCAATGATGTCGCCCGTCGTCGTGCGGCGGCTTGCGGTGCTGGGCTTTCTCGTATCCTTCGTCGCACTTGCGATGCTGCCGTTTTTCGGAACGGATTTCGGCAAGGGGGCGGTGCGGTGGTATAGCCTTGGCTTTGCGTCGATCCAGCCATCTGAGTTTCTGAAGCCCGGTTTTGTCGTGGCTGCCGCCTGGATGCTTGCAGCGAGCCAGGATCTGAACGGCCCACCGGGGCGGACTTGGTCCTTTGCCCTGTGCATTTCCATCGTTCTGATGCTGGCCTTGCAGCCCGACTTTGGTCAGGCCTGTCTGGTCCTGTTCGGCTGGGGTGTCATGTACTTCGTGGCTGGTGCGCCGATGATCCTGCTTGTCGGCATGGCGGGACTGGTCGTCTTTGGTGGCACCATCGCCTACTCGAATTCCGAGCACTTTGCCCGCCGTATTGACGGGTTCCTGAGCCCTGATGTCGATCCGCGCACACAGCTGGGTTACGCCACCAACGCCATTCAAGAAGGTGGCTTGTTCGGTGTCGGCGTGGGCGAGGGGCAGGTGAAATGGTCGCTGCCCGATGCGCACACGGATTTCATCATTGCGGTGGCGGCGGAAGAATATGGCCTTGTGCTCGTCCTGTGCATCATCGCGCTGTACACAGTGATTGTCGTGCGGTCGCTGCTGCGTCTCATGCGCGAGAGGGATCCGTTTATCCGACTGGCGGGAACGGGGCTTGCGTGCATGTTTGGTGTGCAGGCGATGATCAATATGGGCGTGGCTGTGCGCTTGCTGCCCGCCAAAGGCATGACGCTGCCCTTTGTTAGCTATGGCGGGTCGTCGGTGATTGCGTCGGGCATTGCCGTGGGTATGCTGCTGGCCTTTACCCGCAGCCGTCCGCAGGGTGAGATTTCTGATTTGTTGGGGCGTCGCAGGTGA
- a CDS encoding redoxin domain-containing protein, giving the protein MAADSAFPKLDVAKLGGRTLTVGTCDGGHNWRLVVVYRGLHCPLCKKYLAQLQEMEADLNPAGANVVAVPSDPEDKAQAMADEKGLSIAMGYGLSVEQMKDLCLYVSDPRSPTRRTVHFLNLACFW; this is encoded by the coding sequence CTGGCTGCTGACTCTGCCTTTCCGAAACTTGATGTTGCTAAGCTGGGCGGGCGCACGCTGACCGTTGGCACGTGTGACGGTGGTCATAACTGGCGGCTTGTCGTCGTCTATCGCGGCCTGCACTGTCCGCTCTGCAAGAAGTACCTTGCGCAATTGCAGGAGATGGAAGCCGATTTGAACCCGGCTGGCGCGAATGTGGTGGCCGTGCCCAGCGATCCGGAAGACAAGGCGCAAGCGATGGCGGATGAAAAGGGGCTGAGCATCGCGATGGGCTATGGTCTGAGCGTCGAGCAGATGAAAGACCTCTGCCTGTATGTGTCTGACCCGCGCAGCCCAACGAGACGAACCGTCCATTTCCTGAACCTGGCCTGTTTTTGGTGA
- a CDS encoding NAD(P)/FAD-dependent oxidoreductase, with protein MNFDTLVIGAGAAGMMCAAHAGGRVLLVDHAKAPGEKIRISGGGRCNFTNLYCDPHAFISENPHFAKSALARYTQWDFIDLVDRHGIPWHEKTLGQLFCDNSAKDIIGMLRGLLQASGVELHLQTEITDFAKSNETFTFTLNGTNQHTARNTVIATGGKSIPKMGATGFAYDIARQFGHRITATEPALVPFTFPDRRFADISGVSCPARVTANGTSFDEAMLFTHRGLSGPAILQASSYWDAGDRIKVHLAPETDLGATLRDKRTADGKKALTTELARHLPARLVDHLSTQMDLSGRLGDLSDARIDALIHDLTQWQLTPGGTEGYRTAEVTRGGVATEQISSKTMESQTTPGLYFIGEALDVTGWLGGYNFQWAWSSAMATARHLASQT; from the coding sequence ATGAATTTCGATACGCTTGTCATTGGCGCCGGTGCAGCCGGCATGATGTGCGCGGCCCATGCAGGCGGGCGCGTTCTGCTGGTGGATCATGCCAAGGCGCCGGGAGAAAAGATCCGGATCTCCGGTGGCGGGCGCTGCAATTTCACGAACCTCTATTGCGATCCGCACGCCTTCATCAGCGAGAACCCACATTTCGCAAAATCTGCGCTCGCACGCTACACCCAATGGGATTTCATCGACCTCGTGGACCGGCACGGAATCCCGTGGCACGAGAAAACCCTTGGCCAGCTGTTCTGCGACAACTCGGCCAAGGACATCATCGGCATGCTGCGCGGTCTTCTGCAGGCGTCCGGGGTGGAGTTGCATTTGCAAACCGAGATCACAGATTTTGCAAAGAGCAACGAAACCTTCACATTCACCCTGAACGGCACGAACCAACACACTGCCCGCAACACGGTCATCGCAACGGGCGGCAAATCCATTCCCAAGATGGGGGCCACCGGCTTTGCCTACGACATCGCGCGGCAGTTCGGCCACCGGATCACGGCCACCGAACCCGCACTGGTTCCCTTCACCTTCCCCGACCGGCGCTTTGCCGACATCTCGGGCGTCTCCTGCCCGGCCCGCGTCACCGCCAACGGCACCAGCTTTGACGAAGCCATGCTCTTTACCCACCGCGGGCTGTCCGGCCCCGCGATTCTGCAAGCCTCCAGCTATTGGGACGCAGGCGACAGGATCAAGGTCCACCTCGCACCCGAGACGGACCTGGGCGCAACCCTGCGCGATAAACGCACCGCCGACGGCAAGAAAGCCCTGACAACCGAACTGGCGCGCCACCTCCCCGCGCGCCTCGTCGACCATCTGAGCACGCAGATGGATCTGTCGGGCCGCCTCGGTGACCTCTCAGACGCGCGGATCGACGCGCTGATACACGACTTGACCCAATGGCAACTGACTCCCGGAGGCACCGAAGGCTACCGCACGGCAGAAGTCACACGCGGCGGCGTGGCCACCGAACAGATCAGCTCAAAAACCATGGAATCCCAAACCACACCCGGCCTCTACTTCATCGGCGAAGCGCTCGATGTCACCGGGTGGCTGGGGGGCTACAACTTCCAATGGGCCTGGTCCTCGGCCATGGCCACCGCGCGGCATCTCGCCTCCCAAACCTGA
- a CDS encoding SDR family NAD(P)-dependent oxidoreductase, which translates to MARALVTGGNRGIGYAVAQGLLARGVEVVIGARDAQAGAAAAQDLGCAWVQLDLEAPETFAPAMAAAGPVDILINNAGILIEDSMIANPDGLRRSMQVMFHAPFELILLCLPHMAQAGQGRIINVSSGWGAYDEGMEGPGGYGVAKAALNALSHTLPRDLPQGVTINAMCPGWVHTRMGGQAAPRTPDEGADTAIWLALVAPGDLTGKFFRNRREMAW; encoded by the coding sequence ATGGCGCGGGCGCTGGTCACAGGCGGCAATCGGGGCATCGGCTATGCCGTGGCGCAGGGACTGCTTGCGCGGGGTGTCGAAGTGGTGATCGGGGCGCGCGATGCGCAGGCTGGTGCGGCGGCGGCACAAGACCTTGGCTGCGCGTGGGTACAATTGGATTTGGAAGCGCCCGAGACCTTTGCGCCTGCAATGGCGGCGGCGGGACCTGTCGATATCCTGATCAACAATGCGGGCATCCTGATCGAAGACAGCATGATCGCCAATCCCGACGGTTTGCGCCGGTCGATGCAGGTGATGTTCCACGCGCCGTTCGAGTTGATCCTGCTGTGCCTGCCGCACATGGCGCAGGCGGGGCAGGGGCGGATCATCAATGTGAGTTCCGGCTGGGGCGCCTATGACGAGGGGATGGAAGGCCCGGGCGGCTACGGTGTGGCCAAGGCGGCGCTGAATGCGCTGTCCCACACTTTGCCGCGCGATCTGCCGCAAGGCGTGACCATCAACGCGATGTGCCCCGGCTGGGTGCACACGCGCATGGGTGGCCAAGCCGCACCCCGCACGCCCGACGAGGGGGCGGATACCGCGATCTGGCTCGCCCTTGTTGCGCCGGGCGACCTGACGGGCAAGTTCTTTCGTAACCGCAGAGAAATGGCGTGGTGA